In Carassius gibelio isolate Cgi1373 ecotype wild population from Czech Republic chromosome B20, carGib1.2-hapl.c, whole genome shotgun sequence, the following are encoded in one genomic region:
- the LOC127983952 gene encoding centrosomal protein 43 isoform X6 has product MSATEEDTELRDLLIQNLENSGVLNKIKAELRAAVFLALEEQDKVANKTPLVNENLKKSLNTKDELGISETAVNKNTPLLLELVKRGRHKEGDRLIERTFPKELLPRQIADARKRFDSHDKNRSGEINREAVIGIFTDLFPQFSRNMLDSYVTEEFRAKGKNTTVDFQDFLGMYKCFFIQCRSVVSSESSDALYTSSNTSEDKIISSSTSKIPRYKGFVKHSSAQKEKPDLKAGDRRPGEPLGSQKNRGSVQVSEGTDEGLGDGKNLPTSLRRALEFGLEDEDEGDSFFDDPLPQPQKTYGCLSAIGSDKEGDGEDMLSDCDNRPKPRGEGLGSSLGKAFMADAQLKSAGGSFESSQKDHSSDKNGTSSSKDKVVKEFPVPNEKTASPLLDDDLDYDDDFNSHLSENSKSEVSIDEEIEVVSIEGPDISHKLDETTQDVSVSQISLGADYIEDVA; this is encoded by the exons ATGTCTGCGACGGAGGAGGACACGGAACTCAGAGATCTACTGATTCAAAACTTGGAAAACAGTGGTGTTTTGAATAAAATTAAG GCAGAGCTACGTGCAGCTGTTTTTCTTGCCTTAGAAGAGCAAGACAAAGTTGCG AACAAAACACCTCTTGTGAATGAAAACCTCAAAAAGTCCTTAAACACAAAGGATG AGCTTGGTATATCAGAAACGGCGGTGAATAAAAACACCCCTCTCCTGCTTGAGTTGGTGAAGAGGGGCCGGCATAAAGAG GGAGATCGGTTGATTGAGAGAACTTTTCCCAAG GAATTGTTGCCCCGTCAAATTGCTGATGCCCGCAAAAGATTTGACAGCCATGACAAG AACAGAAGTGGTGAGATCAACAGAGAAGCTGTTATTGGAATTTTCACTGATCTTTTTCCCCAGTTCAGCAG aaacatgctGGACAGTTACGTCACTGAGGAATTTAGAGCCAAAGGCAAGAACACAA CTGTAGACTTCCAGGACTTCTTGGGAATGTACAAATGCTTTTTCATTCAGTGTCGGAGTGTG GTTTCCAGTGAGAGTAGCGATGCACTTTATACCTCAAGTAACACCTCTGAAGATAAAATCATTTCTTCTTCCACCAGCAAG ATACCCAGGTATAAAGGATTTGTTAAGCACAGTTCAGCGCAGAAAGAAAAGCCTGACCTAAAG GCCGGAGACAGACGACCTGGTGAACCGCTGGGATCTCAGAAGAACAGAGGATCTGTTCAAGTGTCTGAAGGCACAGATGAGGGATTAGGTGATGGGAAAAACCTCCCCACCTCACTGAGGAGAGCACTGGAGTTTGGCCTGGAGGATGAGGATGAAGGAGACTCGTTCTTTGATGATCCTCTTCCTCAACCTCAGAAGACCTATGGCTG TCTGTCTGCTATAGGCAGTGATAAAGAGGGAGATGGAGAGGACATGCTCTCTGACTGTGATAACAGGCCTAAACCCAG GGGAGAAGGTTTGGGCAGCAGTTTAGGAAAAGCATTCATGGCAGACGCGCAGCTGAAGAGTGCGGGAGGATCGTttgagagcagtcagaaagaccaTTCATCTGATAAAAACG GTACGTCTAGTTCTAAAGATAAGGTTGTAAAAGAGTTTCCCGTTCCAAATGAGAAAACTGCATCTCCTTTGCTGG ATGATGATCTTGACTATGACGATGACTTCAACAG TCATCTCTCTGAAAACTCTAAGAGTGAAGTGAGCATCGATGAGGAGATTGAGGTGGTGTCGATAGAGGGGCCTGACATCAGCCATAAG CTTGATGAAACCACTCAGGATGTGAGCGTTTCACAGATAAGTTTGGGTGCAGACTACATTGAAGACGTTGCTTGA
- the LOC127983952 gene encoding centrosomal protein 43 isoform X5 — MSATEEDTELRDLLIQNLENSGVLNKIKAELRAAVFLALEEQDKVANKTPLVNENLKKSLNTKDELGISETAVNKNTPLLLELVKRGRHKEGDRLIERTFPKELLPRQIADARKRFDSHDKNRSGEINREAVIGIFTDLFPQFSRNMLDSYVTEEFRAKGKNTTVDFQDFLGMYKCFFIQCRSVVSSESSDALYTSSNTSEDKIISSSTSKAGDRRPGEPLGSQKNRGSVQVSEGTDEGLGDGKNLPTSLRRALEFGLEDEDEGDSFFDDPLPQPQKTYGCGLSSADKPYSGQRHSEKSYSQKDLSAIGSDKEGDGEDMLSDCDNRPKPRGEGLGSSLGKAFMADAQLKSAGGSFESSQKDHSSDKNGTSSSKDKVVKEFPVPNEKTASPLLDDDLDYDDDFNSHLSENSKSEVSIDEEIEVVSIEGPDISHKLDETTQDVSVSQISLGADYIEDVA, encoded by the exons ATGTCTGCGACGGAGGAGGACACGGAACTCAGAGATCTACTGATTCAAAACTTGGAAAACAGTGGTGTTTTGAATAAAATTAAG GCAGAGCTACGTGCAGCTGTTTTTCTTGCCTTAGAAGAGCAAGACAAAGTTGCG AACAAAACACCTCTTGTGAATGAAAACCTCAAAAAGTCCTTAAACACAAAGGATG AGCTTGGTATATCAGAAACGGCGGTGAATAAAAACACCCCTCTCCTGCTTGAGTTGGTGAAGAGGGGCCGGCATAAAGAG GGAGATCGGTTGATTGAGAGAACTTTTCCCAAG GAATTGTTGCCCCGTCAAATTGCTGATGCCCGCAAAAGATTTGACAGCCATGACAAG AACAGAAGTGGTGAGATCAACAGAGAAGCTGTTATTGGAATTTTCACTGATCTTTTTCCCCAGTTCAGCAG aaacatgctGGACAGTTACGTCACTGAGGAATTTAGAGCCAAAGGCAAGAACACAA CTGTAGACTTCCAGGACTTCTTGGGAATGTACAAATGCTTTTTCATTCAGTGTCGGAGTGTG GTTTCCAGTGAGAGTAGCGATGCACTTTATACCTCAAGTAACACCTCTGAAGATAAAATCATTTCTTCTTCCACCAGCAAG GCCGGAGACAGACGACCTGGTGAACCGCTGGGATCTCAGAAGAACAGAGGATCTGTTCAAGTGTCTGAAGGCACAGATGAGGGATTAGGTGATGGGAAAAACCTCCCCACCTCACTGAGGAGAGCACTGGAGTTTGGCCTGGAGGATGAGGATGAAGGAGACTCGTTCTTTGATGATCCTCTTCCTCAACCTCAGAAGACCTATGGCTG TGGTTTATCTTCAGCAGATAAGCCTTATTCAGGGCAGAGGCATTCTGAAAAAAGCTATAGTCAGAAAGA TCTGTCTGCTATAGGCAGTGATAAAGAGGGAGATGGAGAGGACATGCTCTCTGACTGTGATAACAGGCCTAAACCCAG GGGAGAAGGTTTGGGCAGCAGTTTAGGAAAAGCATTCATGGCAGACGCGCAGCTGAAGAGTGCGGGAGGATCGTttgagagcagtcagaaagaccaTTCATCTGATAAAAACG GTACGTCTAGTTCTAAAGATAAGGTTGTAAAAGAGTTTCCCGTTCCAAATGAGAAAACTGCATCTCCTTTGCTGG ATGATGATCTTGACTATGACGATGACTTCAACAG TCATCTCTCTGAAAACTCTAAGAGTGAAGTGAGCATCGATGAGGAGATTGAGGTGGTGTCGATAGAGGGGCCTGACATCAGCCATAAG CTTGATGAAACCACTCAGGATGTGAGCGTTTCACAGATAAGTTTGGGTGCAGACTACATTGAAGACGTTGCTTGA
- the LOC127983952 gene encoding centrosomal protein 43 isoform X7, with the protein MSATEEDTELRDLLIQNLENSGVLNKIKAELRAAVFLALEEQDKVANKTPLVNENLKKSLNTKDELGISETAVNKNTPLLLELVKRGRHKEGDRLIERTFPKELLPRQIADARKRFDSHDKNRSGEINREAVIGIFTDLFPQFSRNMLDSYVTEEFRAKGKNTTVDFQDFLGMYKCFFIQCRSVVSSESSDALYTSSNTSEDKIISSSTSKIPRYKGFVKHSSAQKEKPDLKAGDRRPGEPLGSQKNRGSVQVSEGTDEGLGDGKNLPTSLRRALEFGLEDEDEGDSFFDDPLPQPQKTYGCGLSSADKPYSGQRHSEKSYSQKEGEGLGSSLGKAFMADAQLKSAGGSFESSQKDHSSDKNGTSSSKDKVVKEFPVPNEKTASPLLDDDLDYDDDFNSHLSENSKSEVSIDEEIEVVSIEGPDISHKLDETTQDVSVSQISLGADYIEDVA; encoded by the exons ATGTCTGCGACGGAGGAGGACACGGAACTCAGAGATCTACTGATTCAAAACTTGGAAAACAGTGGTGTTTTGAATAAAATTAAG GCAGAGCTACGTGCAGCTGTTTTTCTTGCCTTAGAAGAGCAAGACAAAGTTGCG AACAAAACACCTCTTGTGAATGAAAACCTCAAAAAGTCCTTAAACACAAAGGATG AGCTTGGTATATCAGAAACGGCGGTGAATAAAAACACCCCTCTCCTGCTTGAGTTGGTGAAGAGGGGCCGGCATAAAGAG GGAGATCGGTTGATTGAGAGAACTTTTCCCAAG GAATTGTTGCCCCGTCAAATTGCTGATGCCCGCAAAAGATTTGACAGCCATGACAAG AACAGAAGTGGTGAGATCAACAGAGAAGCTGTTATTGGAATTTTCACTGATCTTTTTCCCCAGTTCAGCAG aaacatgctGGACAGTTACGTCACTGAGGAATTTAGAGCCAAAGGCAAGAACACAA CTGTAGACTTCCAGGACTTCTTGGGAATGTACAAATGCTTTTTCATTCAGTGTCGGAGTGTG GTTTCCAGTGAGAGTAGCGATGCACTTTATACCTCAAGTAACACCTCTGAAGATAAAATCATTTCTTCTTCCACCAGCAAG ATACCCAGGTATAAAGGATTTGTTAAGCACAGTTCAGCGCAGAAAGAAAAGCCTGACCTAAAG GCCGGAGACAGACGACCTGGTGAACCGCTGGGATCTCAGAAGAACAGAGGATCTGTTCAAGTGTCTGAAGGCACAGATGAGGGATTAGGTGATGGGAAAAACCTCCCCACCTCACTGAGGAGAGCACTGGAGTTTGGCCTGGAGGATGAGGATGAAGGAGACTCGTTCTTTGATGATCCTCTTCCTCAACCTCAGAAGACCTATGGCTG TGGTTTATCTTCAGCAGATAAGCCTTATTCAGGGCAGAGGCATTCTGAAAAAAGCTATAGTCAGAAAGA GGGAGAAGGTTTGGGCAGCAGTTTAGGAAAAGCATTCATGGCAGACGCGCAGCTGAAGAGTGCGGGAGGATCGTttgagagcagtcagaaagaccaTTCATCTGATAAAAACG GTACGTCTAGTTCTAAAGATAAGGTTGTAAAAGAGTTTCCCGTTCCAAATGAGAAAACTGCATCTCCTTTGCTGG ATGATGATCTTGACTATGACGATGACTTCAACAG TCATCTCTCTGAAAACTCTAAGAGTGAAGTGAGCATCGATGAGGAGATTGAGGTGGTGTCGATAGAGGGGCCTGACATCAGCCATAAG CTTGATGAAACCACTCAGGATGTGAGCGTTTCACAGATAAGTTTGGGTGCAGACTACATTGAAGACGTTGCTTGA
- the LOC127983952 gene encoding centrosomal protein 43 isoform X8 yields the protein MLNGLDSSDTLSIELGISETAVNKNTPLLLELVKRGRHKEGDRLIERTFPKELLPRQIADARKRFDSHDKNRSGEINREAVIGIFTDLFPQFSRNMLDSYVTEEFRAKGKNTTVDFQDFLGMYKCFFIQCRSVVSSESSDALYTSSNTSEDKIISSSTSKIPRYKGFVKHSSAQKEKPDLKAGDRRPGEPLGSQKNRGSVQVSEGTDEGLGDGKNLPTSLRRALEFGLEDEDEGDSFFDDPLPQPQKTYGCGLSSADKPYSGQRHSEKSYSQKDQHWQREGSLSGRSLSQMRRGTSLNDLSAIGSDKEGDGEDMLSDCDNRPKPRGEGLGSSLGKAFMADAQLKSAGGSFESSQKDHSSDKNGTSSSKDKVVKEFPVPNEKTASPLLDDDLDYDDDFNSHLSENSKSEVSIDEEIEVVSIEGPDISHKLDETTQDVSVSQISLGADYIEDVA from the exons ATG CTCAATGGGCTTGACAGTAGTGACACTCTTTCTATAGAGCTTGGTATATCAGAAACGGCGGTGAATAAAAACACCCCTCTCCTGCTTGAGTTGGTGAAGAGGGGCCGGCATAAAGAG GGAGATCGGTTGATTGAGAGAACTTTTCCCAAG GAATTGTTGCCCCGTCAAATTGCTGATGCCCGCAAAAGATTTGACAGCCATGACAAG AACAGAAGTGGTGAGATCAACAGAGAAGCTGTTATTGGAATTTTCACTGATCTTTTTCCCCAGTTCAGCAG aaacatgctGGACAGTTACGTCACTGAGGAATTTAGAGCCAAAGGCAAGAACACAA CTGTAGACTTCCAGGACTTCTTGGGAATGTACAAATGCTTTTTCATTCAGTGTCGGAGTGTG GTTTCCAGTGAGAGTAGCGATGCACTTTATACCTCAAGTAACACCTCTGAAGATAAAATCATTTCTTCTTCCACCAGCAAG ATACCCAGGTATAAAGGATTTGTTAAGCACAGTTCAGCGCAGAAAGAAAAGCCTGACCTAAAG GCCGGAGACAGACGACCTGGTGAACCGCTGGGATCTCAGAAGAACAGAGGATCTGTTCAAGTGTCTGAAGGCACAGATGAGGGATTAGGTGATGGGAAAAACCTCCCCACCTCACTGAGGAGAGCACTGGAGTTTGGCCTGGAGGATGAGGATGAAGGAGACTCGTTCTTTGATGATCCTCTTCCTCAACCTCAGAAGACCTATGGCTG TGGTTTATCTTCAGCAGATAAGCCTTATTCAGGGCAGAGGCATTCTGAAAAAAGCTATAGTCAGAAAGA TCAACACTGGCAGAGGGAAGGGAGCCTTTCAGGGCGATCCTTATCCCAAATGAGGAGGGGCACTAGCCTCAATGA TCTGTCTGCTATAGGCAGTGATAAAGAGGGAGATGGAGAGGACATGCTCTCTGACTGTGATAACAGGCCTAAACCCAG GGGAGAAGGTTTGGGCAGCAGTTTAGGAAAAGCATTCATGGCAGACGCGCAGCTGAAGAGTGCGGGAGGATCGTttgagagcagtcagaaagaccaTTCATCTGATAAAAACG GTACGTCTAGTTCTAAAGATAAGGTTGTAAAAGAGTTTCCCGTTCCAAATGAGAAAACTGCATCTCCTTTGCTGG ATGATGATCTTGACTATGACGATGACTTCAACAG TCATCTCTCTGAAAACTCTAAGAGTGAAGTGAGCATCGATGAGGAGATTGAGGTGGTGTCGATAGAGGGGCCTGACATCAGCCATAAG CTTGATGAAACCACTCAGGATGTGAGCGTTTCACAGATAAGTTTGGGTGCAGACTACATTGAAGACGTTGCTTGA
- the LOC127983952 gene encoding centrosomal protein 43 isoform X11 encodes MSATEEDTELRDLLIQNLENSGVLNKIKAELRAAVFLALEEQDKVANKTPLVNENLKKSLNTKDELGISETAVNKNTPLLLELVKRGRHKEGDRLIERTFPKELLPRQIADARKRFDSHDKNRSGEINREAVIGIFTDLFPQFSRNMLDSYVTEEFRAKGKNTTVDFQDFLGMYKCFFIQCRSVVSSESSDALYTSSNTSEDKIISSSTSKAGDRRPGEPLGSQKNRGSVQVSEGTDEGLGDGKNLPTSLRRALEFGLEDEDEGDSFFDDPLPQPQKTYGWGEGLGSSLGKAFMADAQLKSAGGSFESSQKDHSSDKNGTSSSKDKVVKEFPVPNEKTASPLLDDDLDYDDDFNSHLSENSKSEVSIDEEIEVVSIEGPDISHKLDETTQDVSVSQISLGADYIEDVA; translated from the exons ATGTCTGCGACGGAGGAGGACACGGAACTCAGAGATCTACTGATTCAAAACTTGGAAAACAGTGGTGTTTTGAATAAAATTAAG GCAGAGCTACGTGCAGCTGTTTTTCTTGCCTTAGAAGAGCAAGACAAAGTTGCG AACAAAACACCTCTTGTGAATGAAAACCTCAAAAAGTCCTTAAACACAAAGGATG AGCTTGGTATATCAGAAACGGCGGTGAATAAAAACACCCCTCTCCTGCTTGAGTTGGTGAAGAGGGGCCGGCATAAAGAG GGAGATCGGTTGATTGAGAGAACTTTTCCCAAG GAATTGTTGCCCCGTCAAATTGCTGATGCCCGCAAAAGATTTGACAGCCATGACAAG AACAGAAGTGGTGAGATCAACAGAGAAGCTGTTATTGGAATTTTCACTGATCTTTTTCCCCAGTTCAGCAG aaacatgctGGACAGTTACGTCACTGAGGAATTTAGAGCCAAAGGCAAGAACACAA CTGTAGACTTCCAGGACTTCTTGGGAATGTACAAATGCTTTTTCATTCAGTGTCGGAGTGTG GTTTCCAGTGAGAGTAGCGATGCACTTTATACCTCAAGTAACACCTCTGAAGATAAAATCATTTCTTCTTCCACCAGCAAG GCCGGAGACAGACGACCTGGTGAACCGCTGGGATCTCAGAAGAACAGAGGATCTGTTCAAGTGTCTGAAGGCACAGATGAGGGATTAGGTGATGGGAAAAACCTCCCCACCTCACTGAGGAGAGCACTGGAGTTTGGCCTGGAGGATGAGGATGAAGGAGACTCGTTCTTTGATGATCCTCTTCCTCAACCTCAGAAGACCTATGGCTG GGGAGAAGGTTTGGGCAGCAGTTTAGGAAAAGCATTCATGGCAGACGCGCAGCTGAAGAGTGCGGGAGGATCGTttgagagcagtcagaaagaccaTTCATCTGATAAAAACG GTACGTCTAGTTCTAAAGATAAGGTTGTAAAAGAGTTTCCCGTTCCAAATGAGAAAACTGCATCTCCTTTGCTGG ATGATGATCTTGACTATGACGATGACTTCAACAG TCATCTCTCTGAAAACTCTAAGAGTGAAGTGAGCATCGATGAGGAGATTGAGGTGGTGTCGATAGAGGGGCCTGACATCAGCCATAAG CTTGATGAAACCACTCAGGATGTGAGCGTTTCACAGATAAGTTTGGGTGCAGACTACATTGAAGACGTTGCTTGA
- the LOC127983952 gene encoding centrosomal protein 43 isoform X3: MSATEEDTELRDLLIQNLENSGVLNKIKAELRAAVFLALEEQDKVANKTPLVNENLKKSLNTKDELGISETAVNKNTPLLLELVKRGRHKEGDRLIERTFPKELLPRQIADARKRFDSHDKNRSGEINREAVIGIFTDLFPQFSRNMLDSYVTEEFRAKGKNTTVDFQDFLGMYKCFFIQCRSVVSSESSDALYTSSNTSEDKIISSSTSKAGDRRPGEPLGSQKNRGSVQVSEGTDEGLGDGKNLPTSLRRALEFGLEDEDEGDSFFDDPLPQPQKTYGCGLSSADKPYSGQRHSEKSYSQKDQHWQREGSLSGRSLSQMRRGTSLNDLSAIGSDKEGDGEDMLSDCDNRPKPRGEGLGSSLGKAFMADAQLKSAGGSFESSQKDHSSDKNGTSSSKDKVVKEFPVPNEKTASPLLDDDLDYDDDFNSHLSENSKSEVSIDEEIEVVSIEGPDISHKLDETTQDVSVSQISLGADYIEDVA, encoded by the exons ATGTCTGCGACGGAGGAGGACACGGAACTCAGAGATCTACTGATTCAAAACTTGGAAAACAGTGGTGTTTTGAATAAAATTAAG GCAGAGCTACGTGCAGCTGTTTTTCTTGCCTTAGAAGAGCAAGACAAAGTTGCG AACAAAACACCTCTTGTGAATGAAAACCTCAAAAAGTCCTTAAACACAAAGGATG AGCTTGGTATATCAGAAACGGCGGTGAATAAAAACACCCCTCTCCTGCTTGAGTTGGTGAAGAGGGGCCGGCATAAAGAG GGAGATCGGTTGATTGAGAGAACTTTTCCCAAG GAATTGTTGCCCCGTCAAATTGCTGATGCCCGCAAAAGATTTGACAGCCATGACAAG AACAGAAGTGGTGAGATCAACAGAGAAGCTGTTATTGGAATTTTCACTGATCTTTTTCCCCAGTTCAGCAG aaacatgctGGACAGTTACGTCACTGAGGAATTTAGAGCCAAAGGCAAGAACACAA CTGTAGACTTCCAGGACTTCTTGGGAATGTACAAATGCTTTTTCATTCAGTGTCGGAGTGTG GTTTCCAGTGAGAGTAGCGATGCACTTTATACCTCAAGTAACACCTCTGAAGATAAAATCATTTCTTCTTCCACCAGCAAG GCCGGAGACAGACGACCTGGTGAACCGCTGGGATCTCAGAAGAACAGAGGATCTGTTCAAGTGTCTGAAGGCACAGATGAGGGATTAGGTGATGGGAAAAACCTCCCCACCTCACTGAGGAGAGCACTGGAGTTTGGCCTGGAGGATGAGGATGAAGGAGACTCGTTCTTTGATGATCCTCTTCCTCAACCTCAGAAGACCTATGGCTG TGGTTTATCTTCAGCAGATAAGCCTTATTCAGGGCAGAGGCATTCTGAAAAAAGCTATAGTCAGAAAGA TCAACACTGGCAGAGGGAAGGGAGCCTTTCAGGGCGATCCTTATCCCAAATGAGGAGGGGCACTAGCCTCAATGA TCTGTCTGCTATAGGCAGTGATAAAGAGGGAGATGGAGAGGACATGCTCTCTGACTGTGATAACAGGCCTAAACCCAG GGGAGAAGGTTTGGGCAGCAGTTTAGGAAAAGCATTCATGGCAGACGCGCAGCTGAAGAGTGCGGGAGGATCGTttgagagcagtcagaaagaccaTTCATCTGATAAAAACG GTACGTCTAGTTCTAAAGATAAGGTTGTAAAAGAGTTTCCCGTTCCAAATGAGAAAACTGCATCTCCTTTGCTGG ATGATGATCTTGACTATGACGATGACTTCAACAG TCATCTCTCTGAAAACTCTAAGAGTGAAGTGAGCATCGATGAGGAGATTGAGGTGGTGTCGATAGAGGGGCCTGACATCAGCCATAAG CTTGATGAAACCACTCAGGATGTGAGCGTTTCACAGATAAGTTTGGGTGCAGACTACATTGAAGACGTTGCTTGA
- the LOC127983952 gene encoding centrosomal protein 43 isoform X2 — protein MSATEEDTELRDLLIQNLENSGVLNKIKAELRAAVFLALEEQDKVANKTPLVNENLKKSLNTKDELGISETAVNKNTPLLLELVKRGRHKEELLPRQIADARKRFDSHDKNRSGEINREAVIGIFTDLFPQFSRNMLDSYVTEEFRAKGKNTTVDFQDFLGMYKCFFIQCRSVVSSESSDALYTSSNTSEDKIISSSTSKIPRYKGFVKHSSAQKEKPDLKAGDRRPGEPLGSQKNRGSVQVSEGTDEGLGDGKNLPTSLRRALEFGLEDEDEGDSFFDDPLPQPQKTYGCGLSSADKPYSGQRHSEKSYSQKDQHWQREGSLSGRSLSQMRRGTSLNDLSAIGSDKEGDGEDMLSDCDNRPKPRGEGLGSSLGKAFMADAQLKSAGGSFESSQKDHSSDKNGTSSSKDKVVKEFPVPNEKTASPLLDDDLDYDDDFNSHLSENSKSEVSIDEEIEVVSIEGPDISHKLDETTQDVSVSQISLGADYIEDVA, from the exons ATGTCTGCGACGGAGGAGGACACGGAACTCAGAGATCTACTGATTCAAAACTTGGAAAACAGTGGTGTTTTGAATAAAATTAAG GCAGAGCTACGTGCAGCTGTTTTTCTTGCCTTAGAAGAGCAAGACAAAGTTGCG AACAAAACACCTCTTGTGAATGAAAACCTCAAAAAGTCCTTAAACACAAAGGATG AGCTTGGTATATCAGAAACGGCGGTGAATAAAAACACCCCTCTCCTGCTTGAGTTGGTGAAGAGGGGCCGGCATAAAGAG GAATTGTTGCCCCGTCAAATTGCTGATGCCCGCAAAAGATTTGACAGCCATGACAAG AACAGAAGTGGTGAGATCAACAGAGAAGCTGTTATTGGAATTTTCACTGATCTTTTTCCCCAGTTCAGCAG aaacatgctGGACAGTTACGTCACTGAGGAATTTAGAGCCAAAGGCAAGAACACAA CTGTAGACTTCCAGGACTTCTTGGGAATGTACAAATGCTTTTTCATTCAGTGTCGGAGTGTG GTTTCCAGTGAGAGTAGCGATGCACTTTATACCTCAAGTAACACCTCTGAAGATAAAATCATTTCTTCTTCCACCAGCAAG ATACCCAGGTATAAAGGATTTGTTAAGCACAGTTCAGCGCAGAAAGAAAAGCCTGACCTAAAG GCCGGAGACAGACGACCTGGTGAACCGCTGGGATCTCAGAAGAACAGAGGATCTGTTCAAGTGTCTGAAGGCACAGATGAGGGATTAGGTGATGGGAAAAACCTCCCCACCTCACTGAGGAGAGCACTGGAGTTTGGCCTGGAGGATGAGGATGAAGGAGACTCGTTCTTTGATGATCCTCTTCCTCAACCTCAGAAGACCTATGGCTG TGGTTTATCTTCAGCAGATAAGCCTTATTCAGGGCAGAGGCATTCTGAAAAAAGCTATAGTCAGAAAGA TCAACACTGGCAGAGGGAAGGGAGCCTTTCAGGGCGATCCTTATCCCAAATGAGGAGGGGCACTAGCCTCAATGA TCTGTCTGCTATAGGCAGTGATAAAGAGGGAGATGGAGAGGACATGCTCTCTGACTGTGATAACAGGCCTAAACCCAG GGGAGAAGGTTTGGGCAGCAGTTTAGGAAAAGCATTCATGGCAGACGCGCAGCTGAAGAGTGCGGGAGGATCGTttgagagcagtcagaaagaccaTTCATCTGATAAAAACG GTACGTCTAGTTCTAAAGATAAGGTTGTAAAAGAGTTTCCCGTTCCAAATGAGAAAACTGCATCTCCTTTGCTGG ATGATGATCTTGACTATGACGATGACTTCAACAG TCATCTCTCTGAAAACTCTAAGAGTGAAGTGAGCATCGATGAGGAGATTGAGGTGGTGTCGATAGAGGGGCCTGACATCAGCCATAAG CTTGATGAAACCACTCAGGATGTGAGCGTTTCACAGATAAGTTTGGGTGCAGACTACATTGAAGACGTTGCTTGA